One part of the Solanum dulcamara chromosome 3, daSolDulc1.2, whole genome shotgun sequence genome encodes these proteins:
- the LOC129883534 gene encoding uncharacterized mitochondrial protein AtMg00860-like, with product MVFGKFHLYGLSVFTLFDPGSTHSYICSSLVLPENVKSVRLNFDVLFESPLGYQVVYDILIYSKSKEEHDKHLRIVLQTLKEIEPYAKISKCEFWLNEVTFVGHVVPAKDVKVDSSKIEAIVEWKTPKSLIEVRSFLGLAGYYRRCVKGFSIIASPLTRLLKKEVKLTWDDKCQEIFETLKSLLTQAHILTLPMERKEYVIYSDTSYRGFGCVLMQEGKVIS from the exons ATGGTTtttggtaaatttcacttatatGGCTTATCTGTGTTTACACTATTTGATCCTGGCTCTACACATTCCTATATTTGTTCATCACTTGTTCTTcctgaaaatgtgaaatctgtgaGACTTAACTTTGACGTTCTATttgaaagtcctttgggttaCCAAGTTGTTT atgatattttaatatattccaagagTAAAGAAGAGCATGATAAACATCTTCGAATTGTTTTGCAAACGTTGAAGGAGATAGAACCTTATGCTAAAatttcaaagtgtgaattttggcttaatgAAGTGACTTTTGTGGGACATGTTGTGCCAGCAAAAGATGTGAAGGTGGATTCTAGTAAAATTGAAGCAATTGTTGAATGGAAAACACCCAAAAGTCTTATTGAGGTAAGAAGTTTCCTGGGTTTAgcaggatactatagaaggtgtGTGAAAGGCTTCTCCATCATAGCCTCTCCTTTGACGAGACTTTTGAAGAAGGAAGTGAAGTTAACTTGGGATGACAAGTGCCAAGAGATATTTGAAACGCTCAAATCCTTGTTGACACAAGCTCATATACTTACTCTACCAATGGAGAGGAAAGAGTACGTGATATATAGTGACACTTCTTATCGTGGTTTcggatgtgttttgatgcaagaagggaaagttatTTCTTAG